The Bacteroidales bacterium genome has a segment encoding these proteins:
- a CDS encoding PstS family phosphate ABC transporter substrate-binding protein: MYKSIRCSRHIALLFMLSAIIAASCGSRNNQNQTGDASDLRGTISISGAFALYPITVRWAEEYRKVHPDVRIDISAGGAGKGMADAMSGMVDLGMFSRGLNVAEVKQGVWWVAVTKDAVLPVVNKKNPMLNTLMDRGMSKADFAKIYLTNNLESWNELLSVTGEVSALHVYTRSDACGAAQMWAEFVGTNQEDLNGIGVFGDPGIADAVKNDPMGIGYNNMVYVYDINTRQKYEGLEVIPIDLNGDGIISDEEDFYEDLDGVIEAISDGRYPSPPARPLYFVAAHRPDDPLVTSFLEWILTSGQQFVGEAGYVQLSQATIDEQLQKLHGE; the protein is encoded by the coding sequence ATGTATAAAAGTATTCGCTGCAGCCGGCATATCGCGCTGCTTTTTATGTTGTCGGCTATTATTGCTGCGTCCTGTGGCAGCCGCAACAATCAAAATCAAACTGGTGACGCTTCCGATTTGCGGGGCACTATTTCCATCTCCGGAGCTTTTGCATTGTATCCTATCACGGTGCGGTGGGCTGAGGAATATCGCAAGGTGCATCCTGATGTGCGCATAGATATCAGCGCCGGTGGGGCAGGCAAAGGTATGGCCGACGCGATGTCAGGGATGGTCGATCTGGGGATGTTCTCGCGCGGACTTAACGTAGCCGAAGTAAAACAAGGTGTGTGGTGGGTTGCCGTGACCAAAGATGCTGTGCTGCCGGTGGTTAATAAAAAGAATCCGATGTTGAACACACTGATGGATCGCGGAATGTCGAAAGCTGATTTCGCGAAAATCTATCTGACGAATAATCTTGAAAGTTGGAATGAGCTTTTGTCGGTTACCGGCGAAGTTTCTGCGCTGCATGTTTACACCCGCTCCGATGCTTGTGGCGCCGCACAGATGTGGGCCGAATTTGTGGGCACCAACCAGGAAGACCTCAATGGGATTGGCGTTTTTGGCGATCCCGGTATTGCCGATGCTGTAAAAAACGACCCGATGGGCATCGGCTACAACAACATGGTGTATGTGTACGATATCAATACACGCCAAAAATATGAAGGGCTTGAAGTAATTCCCATCGACCTCAACGGCGACGGCATCATCAGTGATGAGGAAGATTTTTATGAGGATCTCGATGGCGTGATAGAGGCCATCAGCGACGGGCGCTATCCTTCGCCGCCGGCCCGTCCGCTCTATTTTGTCGCAGCACACCGTCCCGACGATCCCCTGGTTACCAGTTTCCTGGAATGGATTCTCACCAGTGGACAGCAATTTGTTGGCGAGGCCGGATACGTGCAGTTATCGCAGGCAACCATCGACGAGCAACTTCAAAAGCTGCACGGTGAATAA
- the pstC gene encoding phosphate ABC transporter permease subunit PstC: MNKTLQRVRHIRPGRLLQDKLHGFWMRLTLALVMLLPVVLFAGMYYKSSMLLEKNSLFELIFSGEWKPMSGKFGFYPFIISSLWVTVVALLLAAPVCLLTTIHITQYARHWVLRLMHPVIDILAGIPSVIYGVFGILVVVPAISDYIGPAFGKDISGYSILAGAMVLAIMIIPFILNILIEIFKNIPDELAEASLALGATKWQTIKLVLMKKALPGIVAAFGLGMSRAFGETIAVLMVVGNVTRVPTGVFQPGYPLPALIANNYGEMLSIPLYDSALMLAALILFVVVLLFNFAARLIIIQSEKQVA; this comes from the coding sequence GTGAATAAAACTCTGCAGCGGGTAAGGCACATCAGGCCGGGACGTTTGCTTCAGGATAAGCTTCACGGTTTTTGGATGCGTTTGACATTGGCGTTGGTAATGTTGCTGCCGGTAGTGCTTTTTGCCGGTATGTACTACAAGTCGTCGATGCTGCTGGAAAAGAATAGTCTTTTTGAATTAATATTTTCGGGCGAATGGAAGCCCATGTCGGGCAAGTTTGGATTTTATCCATTTATCATCAGTTCGCTGTGGGTTACTGTGGTGGCGCTGCTCCTGGCGGCGCCGGTTTGTTTGCTCACCACCATTCACATCACGCAATATGCCCGCCACTGGGTGCTGCGACTGATGCATCCGGTGATAGATATCCTTGCGGGAATCCCTTCGGTAATTTATGGCGTCTTCGGCATTCTGGTGGTGGTGCCCGCCATTTCTGATTATATTGGGCCTGCTTTTGGCAAAGATATTTCCGGCTATTCCATTCTGGCCGGCGCCATGGTGCTGGCCATCATGATTATTCCTTTTATTCTGAATATTTTAATAGAGATTTTTAAAAATATTCCCGATGAGCTTGCAGAAGCCTCTTTGGCATTGGGCGCCACAAAATGGCAAACCATCAAATTGGTGCTGATGAAAAAAGCACTTCCCGGCATAGTGGCCGCTTTTGGTCTGGGAATGTCGCGCGCTTTTGGCGAAACCATCGCTGTGCTAATGGTTGTGGGTAACGTAACGCGAGTTCCGACGGGCGTCTTTCAGCCGGGATATCCGTTGCCGGCGCTTATCGCAAATAACTATGGCGAGATGCTCTCCATCCCGCTTTACGATTCCGCCCTGATGCTGGCGGCGCTCATTCTGTTTGTGGTTGTGTTGCTCTTCAATTTTGCCGCAAGGCTTATCATCATTCAAAGCGAAAAACAGGTAGCATGA
- the pstA gene encoding phosphate ABC transporter permease PstA — translation MKLKLKNTEEGFFRVLMFFSTVIIVVTLLLIIVSVLYKGLPALSWEMVSKVPEGGFYFGREGGILNAIVGSLYLAGGATLLAVVIGLPLALYINVHLVCHKRLVNVIRFTLDLLWGIPSIVYGAFGFALMSYFGIRVSLLAGIITVTLFIIPIMVRSMDEALKVVPRGLLESSLSLGSTRAETAYRVFFRQCLPGLSTAVLLSFGRAIGDAASILFTAGFTDYIPTSLFQPTATLPLAIFFQLSSPIPQVQERAYASAVVLVFIILVVSILARILSNRYQKHKINF, via the coding sequence ATGAAGTTGAAACTAAAAAATACAGAAGAGGGCTTTTTCAGGGTGCTGATGTTTTTTTCCACCGTCATCATTGTGGTTACACTGTTGCTGATCATTGTTAGCGTTTTGTACAAAGGCTTGCCGGCCCTGAGTTGGGAGATGGTGAGCAAGGTGCCTGAGGGTGGATTTTATTTTGGCCGCGAGGGCGGCATCCTCAACGCCATTGTCGGATCGTTGTATCTGGCCGGTGGCGCCACTTTGTTAGCTGTGGTCATCGGGCTTCCGCTTGCTTTGTATATCAATGTTCATCTGGTTTGCCACAAGCGGCTGGTCAATGTCATCCGTTTCACGCTCGATTTGTTGTGGGGCATTCCATCGATTGTTTATGGCGCGTTTGGCTTTGCCCTCATGAGTTATTTTGGCATCCGGGTTTCTTTGCTCGCGGGGATTATCACAGTTACCTTGTTCATCATTCCCATCATGGTACGTTCGATGGACGAGGCGCTTAAAGTTGTCCCACGCGGACTTCTCGAAAGCAGTCTTTCGTTGGGTTCTACCCGTGCCGAAACGGCTTACCGTGTGTTTTTCAGACAATGTTTGCCGGGACTTTCCACGGCTGTGCTGCTGTCGTTTGGGCGCGCCATTGGCGATGCCGCCTCCATTCTTTTTACAGCCGGTTTCACCGATTATATCCCTACCTCCTTGTTCCAGCCCACCGCCACGTTGCCATTAGCAATATTTTTTCAGCTTAGTTCGCCCATTCCGCAAGTGCAGGAACGGGCGTACGCCTCGGCGGTGGTGCTGGTTTTTATCATCCTAGTCGTCAGCATTCTGGCGCGTATACTGAGCAATCGTTACCAAAAACACAAAATCAATTTTTAA
- a CDS encoding phosphate ABC transporter ATP-binding protein: MDGIKISIENLNLSFGKQHVLKNINAQIPTNKITVIMGPSGCGKTTLMKSLNRLTDLNPEAHVSGSIFIEGEDILQTKDDITLIRKKMGLLAQRPYPLPMNIYNNIAYGLRISGRRKKKILDRRVEHYLRQVSLWEEVKDRLKEPAGRLSIGQQQRLCLARGLAVGPEIILADEPTSALDPISSQAIEAQFSILKKNYTIVLVTHILRQARRLADHVIFMYLGEVIEQGSAAQVFENPQQEMTKSYLKGMFY; encoded by the coding sequence ATGGATGGGATAAAAATATCGATAGAAAATCTAAACCTTAGTTTCGGTAAGCAGCACGTGCTGAAAAATATCAATGCCCAAATCCCGACCAATAAAATCACGGTAATCATGGGGCCTTCGGGATGCGGCAAAACCACTTTGATGAAAAGTCTGAACCGCCTCACCGATCTCAACCCGGAGGCACACGTCAGCGGTTCAATCTTTATAGAAGGCGAAGATATTTTGCAAACCAAAGACGACATTACGTTGATCCGTAAAAAGATGGGTTTGCTGGCGCAGCGTCCCTATCCGCTGCCGATGAACATCTACAACAACATAGCTTACGGCTTGCGCATCAGCGGGCGGCGCAAGAAAAAAATTCTGGACCGGCGCGTAGAACATTATCTGCGGCAGGTTAGTTTGTGGGAAGAGGTGAAGGATCGCCTGAAAGAGCCGGCAGGTCGGTTGTCGATCGGGCAGCAGCAGCGCCTTTGTCTGGCGCGCGGACTGGCGGTTGGCCCTGAAATTATCCTTGCCGACGAGCCTACCTCGGCGCTCGACCCCATCTCCAGCCAGGCCATCGAAGCACAATTCAGCATCCTCAAAAAGAATTATACCATCGTTTTGGTAACGCACATTCTGCGGCAAGCCCGTCGTCTGGCCGACCATGTGATATTTATGTACCTCGGAGAAGTTATCGAGCAGGGATCAGCCGCCCAGGTCTTCGAAAACCCGCAACAGGAAATGACCAAATCCTATTTGAAAGGGATGTTTTACTAA
- a CDS encoding outer membrane beta-barrel protein produces MKKLVIKLVFLFPLFFPVSINAQKFDYGVFVGGNLNFLSARSNYEIKNDLKFKPGFSYNLGGNVTTRIKMINLSVSIEYSRIRNTYNQSFWRIDGSPILESKACITNHYIEVSGLGTMEIVRGLNVGVGLSGNYLLKSSMKLNAAINSAGQEMENDLISHTYRKIKFSIPVIIEYEIKKIRFFTRFNIGVMNRLNGDSFVKEIENPLVFGIGFRLNK; encoded by the coding sequence ATGAAAAAATTGGTTATCAAGTTGGTTTTTCTTTTTCCTTTATTTTTTCCAGTTTCAATTAATGCTCAAAAATTTGATTATGGCGTTTTTGTTGGAGGTAACCTGAATTTTCTTTCCGCCAGGAGCAATTATGAGATTAAGAATGATCTTAAGTTTAAACCTGGATTCTCTTATAATCTTGGAGGAAATGTAACGACGAGAATCAAGATGATTAATTTGTCAGTATCAATAGAGTATTCCAGAATTAGAAATACGTACAATCAATCTTTCTGGCGTATTGATGGTAGCCCTATATTAGAGTCAAAGGCATGTATAACTAATCATTACATTGAAGTGAGTGGATTAGGTACTATGGAGATAGTAAGAGGTTTAAATGTTGGCGTCGGTTTATCTGGGAATTATTTATTGAAGTCTTCTATGAAGCTTAATGCTGCTATTAATTCCGCGGGTCAGGAAATGGAGAATGATTTAATTAGCCACACTTACCGGAAGATTAAGTTTTCAATTCCTGTAATTATTGAATATGAAATAAAAAAAATAAGGTTTTTTACAAGATTTAATATAGGTGTGATGAATAGGTTAAATGGTGATAGTTTTGTAAAGGAAATCGAAAATCCGCTTGTTTTCGGCATTGGATTTAGATTGAATAAATAG
- a CDS encoding acetyl-CoA C-acyltransferase: MKEVYIISAVRTPIGSFAGALSTISATQLGSTVIQGAVAKAGIEADQVDEVFMGNVLSANLGQAPARQAALFAGLPNTVPCTTVNKVCSSGLKSVMLAAQSILLGDNDVVVAGGMESMTNVPHYIDAVRKGMKLGHGKLTDGLIKDGLWDVYNDYHMGNAAENTAKERNITRQQQDELSIESYRRSAKATEAGYFADEIVPVEVKTRKGTQLIEEDEEFRNVNFDKIPELRPVFVKDGTVTAANASTINDGAAALVLMSKEKADALGLKPLARIIGYADAAQAPEWFTTAPSIAIPKAITKSGLQLSDIDFFEINEAFAVVSLAVMGDLKLDKNKVNIWGSGVSLGHPLGATGARILVTLVNILQQHNARYGVAGLCNGGGGSSSVVIENMMRR, from the coding sequence ATGAAAGAAGTTTACATCATTTCGGCAGTAAGAACGCCAATAGGAAGCTTTGCAGGAGCATTGTCAACAATCTCCGCTACGCAACTGGGCTCCACGGTAATACAAGGCGCAGTAGCCAAAGCGGGCATCGAAGCCGACCAGGTGGATGAAGTATTTATGGGCAACGTTTTGTCGGCCAATCTGGGTCAGGCTCCCGCACGCCAGGCAGCTTTGTTTGCTGGCCTGCCCAACACAGTTCCCTGCACCACCGTAAATAAAGTTTGCTCCTCCGGCCTAAAGTCGGTGATGCTCGCAGCACAATCCATTTTGCTTGGCGACAACGACGTGGTGGTGGCCGGCGGCATGGAGAGCATGACCAACGTGCCGCATTACATCGATGCCGTGCGCAAAGGCATGAAGCTGGGACATGGCAAACTCACCGATGGACTGATAAAAGATGGCCTGTGGGATGTGTACAACGATTACCACATGGGCAACGCCGCCGAAAATACCGCCAAAGAACGCAACATAACGCGCCAGCAGCAGGACGAACTTTCGATAGAATCGTACCGCCGCTCTGCCAAAGCTACCGAGGCAGGATATTTCGCCGATGAGATTGTTCCGGTGGAAGTGAAAACGCGCAAAGGCACGCAACTGATAGAAGAAGACGAGGAGTTCAGAAATGTAAATTTTGATAAAATCCCGGAGCTGCGGCCCGTCTTCGTCAAAGACGGAACCGTGACCGCCGCCAACGCCTCCACCATCAACGATGGCGCCGCAGCACTGGTGCTGATGAGTAAAGAAAAAGCCGACGCGCTCGGACTAAAGCCGCTGGCACGCATAATAGGATATGCCGACGCCGCACAGGCACCCGAGTGGTTCACAACAGCTCCTTCCATTGCCATCCCGAAAGCCATCACAAAATCCGGACTGCAACTGTCGGATATCGATTTTTTTGAAATCAACGAAGCCTTTGCCGTAGTTTCGCTGGCAGTGATGGGCGATTTGAAATTAGACAAAAACAAAGTCAACATCTGGGGCAGCGGTGTTTCGCTGGGGCACCCGCTGGGAGCTACCGGCGCACGCATCCTGGTGACGCTCGTAAACATACTGCAACAGCACAACGCCCGCTACGGCGTGGCCGGCCTCTGCAATGGCGGCGGAGGATCCTCTTCCGTGGTGATAGAAAATATGATGAGAAGGTAG
- a CDS encoding rhomboid family intramembrane serine protease, translating into MKLHDRTRFAESFLYPTLLVLIMWLIKGFEAISGQHLGQLGIFPLQAKGLIGIITAPFIHGSTAHLFANSIPLWVLGSLLFYVYRPVAVRVFVLVWIITGIWVWFWGRDAYHIGASGVVYGLASFLFFSGIFRRDGRTLAITFLVAFLYGSMVWGIFPEMFPEKNISWESHLMGLIAGVVMAVFYKNQGPQPAQYKWEDDPELESIDENDPEAYWNKPPVKAPKPPAEPLQINYVYKEKTKEDDENH; encoded by the coding sequence ATGAAATTACACGATCGCACACGATTTGCCGAAAGCTTTCTCTACCCTACCCTTCTTGTCCTCATTATGTGGCTCATAAAAGGCTTCGAGGCCATCAGTGGTCAGCATCTGGGACAGCTCGGAATTTTTCCGCTGCAGGCCAAAGGTCTTATCGGAATCATCACAGCGCCATTCATCCATGGCAGCACCGCACATCTTTTTGCCAACAGCATCCCGCTCTGGGTGCTGGGCTCGCTGCTGTTTTATGTTTATCGTCCGGTGGCGGTGCGCGTATTTGTTCTTGTATGGATCATCACCGGCATCTGGGTTTGGTTTTGGGGGCGCGATGCTTACCACATCGGTGCCAGCGGCGTGGTGTACGGGCTGGCGTCGTTCCTGTTTTTCAGTGGCATTTTTCGCCGCGACGGGCGGACACTCGCCATCACTTTTCTGGTAGCTTTTCTTTATGGAAGCATGGTGTGGGGCATCTTCCCGGAAATGTTCCCCGAGAAAAACATCTCATGGGAATCGCACCTGATGGGACTTATCGCCGGCGTAGTAATGGCAGTATTTTATAAAAATCAGGGTCCCCAGCCAGCGCAATACAAATGGGAAGACGATCCCGAACTTGAAAGCATCGACGAAAACGATCCGGAGGCCTATTGGAACAAACCCCCTGTCAAGGCACCCAAACCGCCTGCTGAACCATTGCAGATCAACTATGTTTACAAAGAGAAAACCAAAGAGGACGATGAAAATCATTGA
- a CDS encoding S41 family peptidase codes for MIHSFRQFPIKIFRFAIVAVIFVLLSAPRIQAQSDEQREGIQKFGTALQIINFAYVDSVDSPDLVASAIKQMLKELDPHSAYISKEDVERVNEPLEGSFDGIGVTFQLFNDTILVVSPVPGGPSDKLGIFGGDKIVKIDGISAVGEKINNEYVMERLRGKKGTTVSVSIKRAGKKELIDFDIVRDKIPLNSIDATYMAAPEIGYIKLTRFSKTSMDEFRESLQELRQEGMQDLILDLRSNSGGYLNIAVELSDEFLPDDKLIVYTEGLRQPRENFYSTSTGSFDNDGRVIVLINEASASASEIVSGAIQDWDRGLVLGRRSFGKGLVQRPFRLPDGALIRLTTARYHTPTGRCIQKPYDEGVEEYFKDFKNRLEHGELVSADSIHFPDSLQYLTPAGRTVYGGGGIMPDIFIPIDSTRFSDYYVDLVRKLVFNTFTMDYLDKNRTEILMQFPTLEAFKNGFVVDEVMYSDFKAKAAEAKVERGADEKYYYPDEHLKLQIKALLARNLWDAEAYFVVINAIDAELSAAVDLLQNKKQFSELQGK; via the coding sequence ATGATCCATTCTTTCAGGCAATTCCCAATAAAGATATTTCGATTTGCAATTGTAGCAGTAATTTTTGTATTGCTATCGGCTCCTCGTATTCAGGCACAATCCGACGAACAGCGCGAAGGCATTCAAAAATTTGGCACTGCCTTGCAGATTATCAACTTTGCCTATGTCGACAGCGTCGATTCGCCCGACCTGGTGGCTTCTGCCATCAAGCAGATGCTCAAAGAGCTTGACCCACATTCGGCATACATTTCCAAAGAAGATGTGGAGCGCGTCAACGAGCCGCTCGAAGGAAGCTTTGACGGCATCGGGGTGACCTTTCAGCTTTTTAACGATACCATTCTTGTGGTGTCGCCGGTACCTGGAGGGCCGTCCGACAAACTGGGCATCTTTGGTGGCGACAAGATTGTTAAAATTGATGGAATTAGCGCTGTAGGCGAAAAAATTAACAACGAATATGTGATGGAGCGTCTGCGCGGAAAAAAAGGCACCACGGTTTCTGTTTCGATAAAACGTGCAGGCAAAAAAGAGTTGATCGATTTCGACATCGTGCGAGATAAAATACCGCTCAACAGCATCGACGCTACCTATATGGCAGCTCCGGAGATAGGTTACATAAAGCTTACACGTTTTTCCAAGACCTCTATGGATGAGTTTCGCGAAAGCTTGCAAGAGCTGCGGCAGGAAGGCATGCAGGATCTTATCCTCGACCTGCGCAGTAACTCCGGTGGCTACCTCAATATTGCCGTTGAGCTTAGCGATGAGTTTCTGCCGGACGACAAGCTGATCGTTTACACAGAAGGTCTGCGTCAACCGCGCGAAAATTTCTATTCTACCTCCACTGGTTCATTTGATAATGATGGGCGCGTAATCGTCCTTATCAACGAAGCTTCGGCCTCTGCCAGCGAAATTGTGTCAGGAGCCATCCAGGACTGGGATCGCGGGCTGGTGCTTGGCCGTCGTTCTTTTGGAAAAGGCCTCGTGCAGCGTCCGTTTCGTCTGCCCGACGGAGCGTTGATACGGCTTACCACCGCACGCTATCACACGCCTACCGGTCGTTGCATCCAAAAGCCTTACGATGAAGGTGTGGAAGAATATTTTAAAGATTTCAAAAACCGGCTGGAACATGGCGAGCTGGTGAGTGCCGACAGCATTCATTTTCCCGATTCACTCCAATATCTTACCCCTGCCGGGCGCACGGTTTATGGCGGCGGCGGCATCATGCCCGATATTTTTATCCCCATCGACTCCACACGATTCTCTGATTATTACGTCGATCTGGTGCGGAAATTGGTTTTTAATACCTTCACCATGGACTACCTTGATAAAAACCGCACCGAAATCTTGATGCAATTTCCTACGCTGGAGGCCTTTAAAAACGGTTTTGTTGTGGACGAAGTGATGTATTCCGATTTTAAAGCAAAAGCTGCCGAAGCCAAGGTGGAGCGTGGCGCTGACGAAAAGTATTATTATCCCGATGAACACTTGAAACTGCAGATAAAAGCTTTGCTGGCGCGCAACCTCTGGGACGCCGAAGCCTATTTTGTAGTGATCAACGCCATCGACGCCGAACTTAGCGCTGCCGTAGATTTGCTGCAAAACAAAAAGCAGTTTTCGGAATTGCAGGGAAAGTGA
- the fabG gene encoding 3-oxoacyl-[acyl-carrier-protein] reductase yields MKLLENKKALITGAARGIGKSIAIAYAKNGADVIVTDLKIDDDANALVEELKSYGVQAKAYASDASNFAACEELVKEVLKDFGRVDILVNNAGITRDKLLMRMTEDDWDLVLKVNLKSVFNMTKALHRSMLSQRSGAIINMSSVVGLSGNAGQSNYSASKAGLIGFTKSTAKEFGARGIRCNAVAPGFIETAMTDQLSEQDKNDWLKNIPLRRAGTAEDVAGICIFLASDLAAYVTGQVISVDGGMHM; encoded by the coding sequence ATGAAACTCCTGGAAAATAAAAAGGCGCTGATAACCGGCGCTGCACGTGGCATAGGTAAATCCATTGCCATAGCTTACGCAAAAAATGGTGCCGATGTAATCGTTACGGATCTTAAAATCGACGACGACGCCAACGCCCTTGTCGAAGAGCTGAAAAGTTACGGCGTGCAAGCCAAAGCCTACGCCTCTGATGCAAGTAATTTCGCTGCCTGCGAAGAGCTGGTAAAAGAGGTACTGAAGGATTTTGGAAGAGTTGATATTCTGGTCAACAATGCTGGCATCACCCGCGACAAGTTGCTGATGCGCATGACCGAAGACGACTGGGATCTGGTGCTGAAAGTGAATCTGAAATCAGTTTTTAATATGACCAAAGCGCTCCATCGCAGCATGCTTTCGCAGCGCAGTGGCGCCATCATCAATATGAGCTCTGTGGTAGGATTGTCGGGCAACGCCGGCCAAAGCAATTACTCGGCCAGCAAAGCCGGTTTGATAGGATTTACCAAATCTACCGCCAAGGAGTTTGGCGCGCGCGGCATCCGCTGCAACGCCGTTGCTCCGGGATTTATCGAAACGGCCATGACCGACCAGCTCAGCGAACAGGATAAAAACGATTGGCTCAAAAATATCCCGCTGCGTCGCGCCGGCACTGCTGAAGACGTGGCCGGCATATGCATTTTCCTCGCATCCGACCTGGCAGCTTACGTTACCGGACAGGTAATAAGTGTCGACGGCGGCATGCACATGTAA
- a CDS encoding M48 family metallopeptidase: MITPTLVFTIILVIVIADFAFERLLDYLNTTRWSDVLPDELCGIYDENAYQKSQQYQRVNHRFGMITSTVSFAALLAMLWWGGFAWLDTWLRHFTENPIWLALLFFGVLSLASSIISLPFSIYDTFVIEARFGFNKTTPRTFVLDLLKGALLGAVVGGGLLALIIWIYLMSGSWFWLIAWGVVVVFSIFMTLFYSNLIVPLFNKQTPLAEGELRDAIEKFAARTGFHLKNIYVIDGSRRSTKANAYFTGLGAKKRIVLYDSLIEKHTTDELVAVLAHEIGHYKKKHTLLGLLLGIVQTGITFFLLSLFLGEPFLTQALGVETHSFHIAVLAFGLIYAPVSLLTGIVMNIISRRNEYAADRFAAVHFSAAPLMTALKHLSADNLSNLRPHPAVVFVHYSHPPLLQRLAALKSVNC, from the coding sequence ATGATTACACCCACACTTGTTTTCACCATCATCCTGGTCATCGTCATTGCCGATTTCGCCTTTGAACGCTTGCTCGATTACCTCAACACTACCCGTTGGAGCGATGTGCTTCCTGATGAACTATGCGGCATTTATGATGAAAACGCCTATCAAAAGTCGCAGCAGTATCAGCGTGTCAATCATCGGTTTGGAATGATTACTTCCACGGTGAGCTTCGCGGCGCTGCTGGCCATGCTTTGGTGGGGCGGCTTTGCCTGGCTCGACACCTGGCTGCGGCACTTTACCGAAAACCCGATTTGGCTGGCGCTCCTGTTTTTCGGTGTGCTTTCCCTTGCATCCTCCATCATCTCGCTGCCTTTCAGTATTTACGACACCTTTGTGATCGAAGCCCGATTTGGTTTTAATAAAACCACACCACGTACTTTTGTCCTCGATTTGCTCAAAGGAGCATTGTTGGGAGCCGTGGTAGGCGGTGGACTTTTGGCGCTTATTATCTGGATTTATCTGATGAGCGGCTCCTGGTTTTGGCTGATTGCGTGGGGTGTGGTGGTAGTTTTCAGCATTTTTATGACGCTGTTTTATTCCAATCTCATCGTTCCTTTATTTAATAAACAAACTCCTCTTGCAGAAGGTGAGCTGCGCGATGCCATCGAGAAGTTTGCAGCACGCACAGGGTTTCATCTAAAAAACATTTATGTTATCGATGGTTCGCGCCGCAGCACCAAAGCCAACGCTTATTTTACCGGGCTTGGCGCAAAAAAGCGCATCGTGCTCTACGACTCGCTTATCGAAAAACATACTACCGACGAGCTGGTGGCGGTACTTGCGCACGAGATCGGTCATTACAAAAAGAAACATACCCTGCTTGGTCTGCTGCTGGGCATTGTGCAAACGGGCATCACCTTTTTTCTTTTGTCGTTGTTTCTCGGTGAACCCTTTCTCACTCAGGCGTTGGGTGTCGAAACCCACAGCTTCCACATTGCTGTGCTTGCTTTTGGGCTTATTTATGCGCCTGTTTCGCTGTTGACGGGTATTGTGATGAACATCATCTCTCGCCGAAACGAATACGCTGCCGACCGTTTTGCAGCGGTTCATTTTTCGGCAGCACCACTCATGACGGCGCTTAAGCACCTTTCCGCCGATAATCTGAGCAACCTGCGCCCACATCCTGCTGTGGTGTTTGTGCATTATTCACACCCGCCCCTGCTGCAGCGGTTGGCGGCGCTGAAATCAGTTAATTGTTAA
- a CDS encoding sulfotransferase, translating to MKDPIIIIGMPRSGASFVSELLHLSGIFMGADRKHNGESQLFTDINHWIFAQAGANWDNPYNMQFINEDFKTKAAKNLKRQLKGKSLRQYLGDERHGYRNYERINFDWGWKDPRSTFTLEMWRMLFEDARIINVYRNPVDSAESLRRYCMEYQQVHLKSFLGGFKRGRLARKLTHQRLYDFSLRALHIEEGYKLWQQYITEANRIQQATGFKVWNVRFENLMQNPQAEIENLFAFLGFKVPDGIYKEMEPRISEKKVYAFLNDKHLCEYYQTIRNQSLVTEMNYHDIG from the coding sequence ATGAAAGACCCGATTATTATCATTGGCATGCCCCGTTCCGGAGCTTCATTTGTTTCCGAATTGCTGCATCTCTCCGGCATCTTTATGGGTGCCGACCGCAAGCACAACGGCGAGTCGCAACTCTTTACCGACATCAACCACTGGATATTTGCCCAGGCGGGTGCCAACTGGGACAACCCGTATAACATGCAGTTTATTAATGAGGATTTTAAAACCAAAGCGGCCAAAAATCTGAAGCGCCAGCTCAAAGGCAAAAGTCTGCGGCAGTATCTGGGCGACGAGCGGCATGGCTATCGCAATTACGAGCGCATCAATTTCGACTGGGGCTGGAAAGACCCGCGTAGCACCTTCACCCTCGAAATGTGGAGGATGCTTTTTGAAGATGCGCGAATCATTAACGTGTACCGCAATCCGGTAGATTCAGCCGAGAGTCTGCGGCGATACTGCATGGAGTATCAGCAGGTGCATTTGAAGTCTTTCCTGGGAGGTTTCAAACGAGGTCGCCTGGCCCGCAAGCTAACCCATCAGCGCCTCTACGACTTCTCCTTGCGAGCCCTTCACATCGAAGAAGGTTATAAACTATGGCAACAGTACATCACCGAAGCCAACCGCATACAGCAAGCTACCGGTTTCAAAGTATGGAACGTGCGGTTTGAAAATCTCATGCAGAATCCACAGGCCGAAATCGAAAACCTATTTGCTTTTCTCGGCTTCAAAGTTCCCGACGGCATTTACAAAGAAATGGAACCCCGGATTTCTGAAAAGAAAGTGTATGCTTTCCTCAACGACAAACACCTCTGCGAATATTACCAAACCATTCGCAACCAGTCATTGGTAACGGAGATGAATTACCACGATATCGGCTAA